The window TTTATCCTGACATGGTACATATTTCATCACCGGTTGTTGATTTTTATTCCCCTTCTCTCGCAGGATGTTCGCCGACACAAATCAGTTTCGTCAATACCACTTCCGATGCCACACAATTCAGCTGGTCGTTTGGAGACGGAGGGATTTCTTCCAATATCAATCCGCAACATATCTACTATATTCCGGGCACCTACACCATCACACTCATTGCTATCAACAGTTATGGGTGCAGTGATACGATGATACGCCAGGATTATATTTCCATTCCGGGAACTTATACTAATTTCGGCATATCCACACTTTCCGGATGCCAGGGACAAGGTGTTCAGTTTACGGATTCGTCCATTAATGCCAGTCAATGGAGTTGGGATTTCGGAGACGGAACGATTGATACGCTTTGCCATCCTGCACATATCTACCAGGATACAGGATCGTACACCATCACTTTAATAACGATTGACTCGATAGGTTGTACTTCATCCTATAGTTATCCATTGCCATTAATCATCCATCCTAAACCTGTTGCTGCGGCATCTGTCACAGATAGTTCGGGCTGCTCTACATTTACTACATCCTTCATCAATCTTTCGCAGGGCGCGATTACTTATCTCTGGGATTTAGGAGATGGAGATACGAGTCAGTTAGATGATCCCACACATACCTATATTCAGGGAGGAATGTATTATCCGGAACTCATTGCCACCACTTCATTCGGTTGTAAGGACACCTTCCAATTCAGCACGGGAATTGATGTTTGGCAAACCCCTGTTGCTGGTATTTCTGCGAGTGATACCGTAGGATGTGAACCGGCGCAATTGACGTTTTCCAGTAACTCATCCCTCACACAAAATCCGAATTACAATTGGACGACGAATAACGGTTTAAGCAGTACAGATTCTGTTTTTCAACCGTTGTTGGTGAATGATTCCATCTATACCATCACCCTTATCATCACCAATAGCAACGGATGTTCGGATACCGCGCAACAACAGGTATTGATCCATCCTTCACCTGCTGCTTCTGCTACTGTGAATACCAATTCGGGTTGTAATCCGTTAAGCACTCAATTCACGAATACATCGGGAGGTGCTATCTCTTACACCTGGTATTTTGGAAACGGTGATTCTTCCACGACTACTGATCCTTCGTATACCTACTCTATTCCCGGTCAATATACACCCGTTCTCATCGCCACCAATAATTTTGGCTGCAGTGATACCTTTACTTTCCAACCCGGCATTGAATCATTACTAACACCTGTAGCTGCATTCTCAGTGGATACAACGGCTGTCTGCTTTGGCGATGTACTTCAATTCAACGATCAATCCAACGACACCATTGCTCCGACTTATCAATGGGATTTTGGTTTCACGACCAGTACATTAATGAATCCTGTGATTACCGGTAACAGTTCCGGAATCTTTGATGTCACCTTAATTGTAACCAACAACAATGGCTGTTCCGACACCAGCACTCAATTGCAGTATTTCCAGGTTTACGATACATTGCCGCCGGCTGTAAGTCCTATTGCTTCGGCCAGTGTACTCAACGATCAGCAGGTTGAAATTACATGGTTCAACACATGGCAAAATGATGTCGCCGCTTATCGTTTATACCGGTACAATACTGCAGGAAATGCCTGGGATCTCATCTACACGGACAATAACCCTGTACTCGCTACGACAGCATTAACGAGTGCATATACCGACAATGGCTTAAACACAAAAAACAATACCTATACCTATAAGGTACAAACTATTGATCATTGCGGCTATGAGTTACCGTTAGACAGCAGCACCTCGCATACCACCATCAACATCAGCGCACAAAGCACCGGACTTATCATTCAGGTCAGCTGGACGGCTTATCAGGGATGCACCTTCAACGAATACAAACTTTACCGTACAGAGCGCCCATCGGGTAGTCCACAACTTATCGCCAGCCTTCCATCCACGACACTACAATACACCGACACCACTTTACTTTGTCCTTTCGAATACGAATACCGTGTGGAAGCGGTTGACTTATGCGGACAACCCTTCAGAGCATGGAGTGATACCGCAGCGGCATGGCCGGAAAATATTTTCGAAAATCAGCAATCGTTAATTGTCCGCTCCACTGTAGTGAACAACCAATACATACTCACCGAATGGAATGCCCCATTCATTCATCCGGAGCGCGTCCTTGAATACCGGATTTTCCGTAGCATTGACAACATCAACTTCAGTCAGATCGCGACAGAACCGGCTGCGGTCAACAGCTATACCGATATGACTGCGGAAGTGCAAACAAATTCCTACACTTATAAAGTAGTAGTGGTAAACGATTGTCAGATTCCGGGCTTGGAAAGCAATATCGGAAAAAGCATTTTACTCGAAGGATATTGGAAAGACCATCGCACCTATTTGAACTGGTCACCCTATGAAGATTGGGCGACAGGTGTAGATAATTATGTCATTGAATTTTTAAGTCCGCAAGGCACCTGGGTTCCGGTAAAAACGGTTACGGGGACGAGTATCTCGACGGAGTTGGATGATTGACAACGGTGAGGACGGTATGTAGTGACAGGTCGCGACCTGTCACCAGCAAGATGACCTGTCACTACCTACCGTTGTCAATGTCCGAATGTAGCCGCGTTACATGTAACGCGGCTACATTCGGACATCGTTACATATGGCGTGATTAAAATCGGACGCGGCAACAATCTGACAAAATTATTGTTCACCATTTCACGAATCTCCCCGTTAACACTTCCTTCTCGGTACTTAACCTAACAATGTACACACCATCAGGTTGAGACGAAAATGAACTGCTGTTGCTAAAATAACTTCCATCTGTTTTGGAAGAAATTCGATCAATTATCTGCCCATTTATATTAAAAAACTCTAATGTTGCATTTCTTCCTTTTAACTCTTCAGCATTGACAAAAATTGTTTGCCAGGATTTATCAAAATATAGTTTCAACTCCTTGTTCTTAGGAAATAAGTACTCTAAGCCAACGGAAAGAGTATCACATGGTGATCCTACCCAAGCCCCTAATTCATAATTGTGATTATTCGGAAGGCCTACATAAGCTTTGTGACCTCCTAAGTAAAAACTGAATAAAGTAAAATCGCAAGCTGGAAATACACTATCAGGAGAATTTATAACTGATAAATTTGAATTAGTTATATTAACCGTAGATGCACAAAATAAATAAAAACTACAAGCATCCGGACCAGCCCAAAAGTACTTAAATATATTTTCCATCAGGCCCTAACTCTAAAAGGCCGGGAATATCCGGATCGTAAAAAGTCCTTAAAGTTTCTGCACTAGCAATAAAATTGGAGCTATTCAGGTCAAATTGTATTAAATATCCCTTGTTTCCTCCAACCCCTTGATAAATTGAAGAGACATACAATTTACTTTCATCAGGTGATACTTCAAAACCCCAAAGACCGCTATAACCGGATGTTGTTAACGAATAAACAATCTTATTAGATAGAATACCAGAGCATCTGTCAAAGTCGTATCTTTCAATGATACCATTTGAAGAAACATTATATAAATGGTCACCAGCCAAATTAAATTTTAGCCTATAAGTACTCTGCAATGCTATACTTGCACCAATATATTGAGTAGGACTTATGGTAACACCAGATGGA of the Bacteroidota bacterium genome contains:
- a CDS encoding T9SS type A sorting domain-containing protein; the protein is MENIFKYFWAGPDACSFYLFCASTVNITNSNLSVINSPDSVFPACDFTLFSFYLGGHKAYVGLPNNHNYELGAWVGSPCDTLSVGLEYLFPKNKELKLYFDKSWQTIFVNAEELKGRNATLEFFNINGQIIDRISSKTDGSYFSNSSSFSSQPDGVYIVRLSTEKEVLTGRFVKW